In one Trichlorobacter lovleyi SZ genomic region, the following are encoded:
- a CDS encoding zinc dependent phospholipase C family protein: MPKELTHWWLATEAVKQLPLDRTVRQLLEEHQSAYLVGAVLPDTLLHLVRGPWSDTALQLAQRFHEPAGSSYAPLLHYAENTALSPAATACLLGIASHIDADITFHPYICALAGDDLGQHYRLETELDLWLLYQGRKPPVFRLEELLSGQVSEVAATVLQGVFDPERKLPQEVLHKTIQLHSRIQAMYGSPYWQLLARLLGVLPVPSLRRWQKLFYPPDWQRGRTKDWPDQWFHHATGRKRGDTPDGLAADALNRIAGLLRRVDEQGCIRSFRSHPGENLITGMAPPQTGT; encoded by the coding sequence ATGCCCAAGGAACTTACCCACTGGTGGCTGGCAACGGAGGCCGTAAAACAGCTCCCGCTCGACCGGACCGTCAGGCAGCTGCTTGAAGAGCATCAGTCAGCCTATCTGGTTGGGGCCGTATTACCCGACACCCTGCTGCACCTGGTGCGTGGTCCCTGGAGTGACACTGCCCTGCAGCTGGCCCAGAGGTTTCATGAACCTGCCGGCAGCAGCTATGCACCGCTGCTGCATTATGCAGAAAATACCGCACTCAGCCCTGCCGCCACCGCCTGTCTGCTGGGAATAGCCTCGCATATCGATGCAGACATTACCTTCCACCCCTACATCTGTGCCCTGGCGGGTGATGATCTGGGGCAGCATTACCGTCTGGAGACAGAGCTTGATCTCTGGTTGCTGTATCAGGGCAGGAAACCGCCGGTCTTTCGGCTTGAAGAACTTTTGAGCGGACAGGTCAGCGAGGTGGCGGCAACGGTCTTGCAGGGGGTTTTTGATCCGGAGAGAAAACTGCCGCAGGAGGTGCTGCACAAGACCATTCAGCTGCACAGCCGTATTCAGGCCATGTACGGTTCTCCGTACTGGCAGCTCCTGGCCCGCCTGCTCGGGGTTTTACCGGTACCCAGCCTTCGCCGTTGGCAGAAACTGTTCTACCCCCCTGACTGGCAGCGGGGACGCACAAAAGACTGGCCCGATCAATGGTTCCATCACGCTACCGGCCGGAAACGCGGCGACACCCCTGACGGACTTGCCGCTGATGCGCTCAACCGTATCGCAGGGCTGTTACGCAGGGTTGATGAACAGGGCTGTATCCGCAGTTTCCGAAGCCATCCCGGAGAAAACCTTATTACCGGCATGGCTCCCCCCCAAACCGGTACCTGA
- a CDS encoding NUDIX hydrolase — protein sequence MSRSEWFDDISQRLARTRPVCLSVDDRKPAAVALILRNHGAGPELLFIERAHHPGDPWSGNIGFPGGRRDPVDSSLRHTAERETMEEVGIDLASATLLGRLSDIIGANLPVRVSCFVYGLNTAVVPVLSHEVHDAFWFDLQQLSDPQRQITARVSFGGKQLEAPAIDLGLPGKMVLWGITYRLVNQFRDVLESGEERPLPYELPL from the coding sequence ATGTCCCGTTCAGAATGGTTTGACGATATCTCGCAACGGCTTGCCCGCACCAGACCTGTGTGTCTTTCCGTGGATGACCGGAAACCGGCTGCTGTAGCACTTATTCTGAGGAATCACGGTGCCGGCCCGGAACTGCTTTTTATTGAGCGTGCCCACCATCCCGGTGATCCCTGGTCCGGCAATATCGGTTTTCCCGGCGGTCGCCGCGACCCGGTTGACAGCAGCCTGCGTCATACTGCCGAGCGTGAGACCATGGAAGAGGTGGGAATTGATCTCGCTTCGGCCACCCTGCTTGGCAGATTGTCCGACATAATCGGGGCCAACCTGCCGGTGCGGGTCTCCTGTTTTGTGTATGGCCTCAATACGGCGGTTGTGCCGGTATTATCCCATGAGGTCCATGATGCCTTCTGGTTTGATCTGCAGCAGTTGTCCGACCCGCAGCGTCAGATAACTGCCCGGGTCAGTTTCGGCGGCAAACAGCTGGAGGCACCGGCAATTGACCTCGGGCTGCCGGGGAAGATGGTGCTGTGGGGGATCACCTACCGGTTGGTGAATCAGTTCAGGGATGTCCTGGAATCGGGAGAGGAACGGCCTTTGCCGTATGAACTGCCGCTGTAG
- a CDS encoding PAS domain-containing hybrid sensor histidine kinase/response regulator — protein sequence MTIRTQLIMLVLVPLLCAVGAGGGMLYSQRVTALAGQAAAQTAPLSAELNDFVQFLQEPPPGSGKTAQYHLQAARNRISSLTTGLKPFFPSTEEQQLLQKLMAAPQQLTKQLDQITRGSSILSSRGAVLLTGEIKAFLPLIEQLNSYYARILQARINQINTLNQLLLLTAAIWPLLLSVLLYRTLARPLTQLKDAVAAVTRGDLSYRISGQPPGELGLLASSFNKMIEARQRAESSVKDSEARLKDVFDNLPMLTVCLEPNGAISYCNDYLLQITGYRRHELIGKNWFDLFIAEPEPLKQVFNQMVTKGEIVHHYQNSILTKSGVVRMVAWSNTLNHDNSGAISGVTSIGSDITAQHAAEQALEQSQRILRSLVDGNPESLYLVDRNATVLIANSTFARRLNKGLSQVTGSSLDELFNPDVAQRRRARIEEVFSSGRPLIFNDAQDLWQFEHHLNPVSTLDGGVESVSILTIDVTDRLRNEENLQQANQLLKQNNEALEQRVAERTSELTRLNEELARARDTAEGASRSKSEFLANMSHEIRTPMNAILGLVHLALQTDLSHKQREYLDTVSNSAQSLLGIINDILDVSKIEAGRLQIEKTNFSLEGVVTRTLALLSIKAREKGINLEQQVDTSIPDALVGDPLRLEQVLVNLLGNAVKFTDSGTVTLQIRRGTEPRDSDSDEITLEISITDTGAGMDEQTLGRLFKPFSQGDTSTTRTHGGTGLGLTICRHLVEMMGGTITVTSSPGQGSCFTFSAVFGIGTTIAHRKTGSGRSALVQRYRSLQGLHLLVTEDHPINRQIAREILEAVGVQVETANNGREAVAAMQDHGDRIDLILMDIQMPIMDGYEATREIRRRYSRNRLPIIAMTAHALTEERERCLSSGMNEHLAKPIAVEKLYELLARLTGRVPGGSAANETGAELTEGLPEQLPGITVEAALKRVNGNTRLLKQLIRMFAQEHQAMPAEVRQLMADNDLPSAARLVHGLKGVAGNLAAERLHIAAANLEAALKKRDPKAAAALLPLFEAALQEICSTAALLDEPDTIAAGSSAGSPAEIAALLGELQHLLEIHSLDITTPLNRLRGLLPSESDRPQLTALADAAQRLDYQQALMLLHTLAEKTGTCEETP from the coding sequence ATGACTATCCGCACACAACTGATCATGCTGGTACTGGTACCGTTACTCTGCGCCGTTGGCGCCGGCGGCGGCATGCTCTATTCACAACGAGTCACCGCCCTTGCAGGCCAGGCTGCAGCCCAGACCGCTCCGCTCTCAGCAGAGCTGAATGACTTTGTCCAGTTCCTGCAAGAGCCGCCGCCCGGCTCCGGCAAGACAGCCCAATACCATCTGCAGGCAGCCCGCAACCGGATCAGCAGCCTGACCACAGGGCTGAAACCATTTTTCCCCTCCACAGAAGAGCAGCAACTCCTTCAAAAGCTCATGGCCGCACCTCAGCAGCTCACAAAACAGCTTGATCAGATCACGCGGGGCAGCAGTATCCTCTCCAGCCGCGGTGCCGTCCTGCTGACCGGAGAGATCAAAGCGTTCCTCCCGCTGATTGAGCAACTGAACAGCTACTATGCCCGCATCCTGCAAGCCCGCATCAACCAGATCAACACACTGAATCAACTGTTGCTGCTGACAGCGGCAATCTGGCCTCTGCTCCTGTCCGTGCTGTTGTACCGCACCCTGGCCCGCCCTTTGACACAACTGAAAGATGCCGTGGCTGCTGTTACCCGCGGTGATCTTTCCTACCGCATCTCCGGTCAGCCTCCAGGCGAGCTGGGCCTCCTTGCAAGCTCCTTCAACAAAATGATTGAAGCCCGTCAGCGGGCTGAAAGCTCGGTAAAAGACAGCGAGGCACGACTGAAAGATGTCTTTGATAACCTGCCTATGCTGACCGTCTGTCTTGAGCCAAACGGCGCCATCAGCTACTGCAACGACTACCTGCTGCAGATTACCGGCTACAGACGCCACGAGCTGATCGGCAAAAACTGGTTTGATCTCTTCATCGCAGAACCGGAGCCGCTCAAGCAGGTCTTTAACCAGATGGTCACGAAAGGCGAGATCGTCCATCACTACCAGAACAGCATCCTGACCAAATCAGGTGTAGTGCGGATGGTGGCCTGGAGCAATACCCTCAACCATGACAACAGCGGGGCCATTAGCGGCGTAACCAGCATCGGCAGCGATATTACGGCACAGCACGCCGCAGAACAGGCCCTGGAACAGAGCCAGCGCATCCTCCGTTCACTGGTGGACGGCAACCCGGAATCGCTCTACCTGGTGGACCGTAATGCAACGGTCCTGATTGCCAACAGCACCTTTGCACGGCGGCTCAACAAAGGGCTCAGCCAGGTAACCGGCAGCAGCCTCGATGAGCTGTTCAATCCCGACGTGGCACAAAGACGCCGTGCCAGAATCGAGGAGGTCTTCTCCAGCGGCAGACCGCTGATATTTAACGATGCCCAGGATCTCTGGCAGTTTGAACACCACCTCAACCCGGTCAGCACCCTTGACGGCGGTGTGGAGAGCGTCTCGATCCTGACCATCGACGTTACTGACCGGCTCCGTAATGAAGAAAACCTGCAGCAGGCCAATCAGCTGCTGAAGCAGAACAATGAAGCGCTTGAACAGCGGGTTGCCGAACGGACCAGCGAACTGACCAGACTGAATGAAGAACTTGCCCGGGCCCGTGACACGGCAGAGGGGGCCAGCCGCTCAAAGAGCGAGTTTCTGGCCAATATGAGCCACGAGATCCGTACCCCCATGAATGCGATCCTGGGGCTGGTACACCTGGCCCTCCAAACCGATCTGAGCCACAAGCAACGGGAGTATCTGGATACCGTCAGCAACTCGGCCCAATCGTTGCTGGGCATCATCAACGATATCCTTGATGTCTCCAAGATTGAGGCGGGCCGTCTGCAGATTGAAAAAACCAATTTTTCACTGGAAGGGGTCGTGACACGCACCCTTGCCCTGCTGTCAATCAAGGCACGTGAGAAAGGGATCAATCTTGAACAGCAGGTTGACACCAGCATACCTGATGCCCTGGTGGGAGACCCGCTGCGCCTGGAGCAGGTACTGGTCAACCTGCTGGGTAATGCAGTCAAGTTTACCGACAGCGGCACGGTCACGCTCCAGATCCGCCGGGGTACAGAACCTAGAGACAGTGATAGCGATGAGATAACGCTTGAGATCAGCATTACGGATACCGGCGCAGGAATGGATGAGCAGACGCTTGGCCGCCTGTTCAAACCGTTCTCCCAGGGTGATACCTCCACCACCCGCACCCATGGCGGCACCGGCCTGGGCCTGACCATCTGCCGCCACCTGGTGGAGATGATGGGGGGCACCATCACGGTCACAAGCAGCCCCGGTCAGGGTAGTTGTTTCACCTTCAGTGCTGTTTTCGGTATTGGAACCACCATCGCGCACAGAAAGACCGGATCAGGCCGCAGTGCCCTGGTACAACGCTACCGCTCTCTGCAGGGATTACACCTGTTGGTGACGGAAGATCATCCGATCAACCGCCAGATCGCCCGCGAAATCCTTGAGGCAGTAGGTGTTCAGGTTGAAACCGCCAACAACGGCCGTGAGGCCGTCGCGGCAATGCAAGACCACGGTGACAGGATTGACCTGATTCTGATGGATATCCAGATGCCGATCATGGACGGCTATGAAGCAACCCGTGAGATTCGCCGCCGTTACAGCCGCAACCGGCTGCCGATCATTGCCATGACTGCCCACGCCTTGACTGAAGAGCGGGAGCGCTGCCTCTCTTCCGGCATGAATGAACATCTTGCCAAACCGATTGCAGTAGAAAAGCTCTATGAACTGCTGGCACGCCTGACCGGCCGCGTTCCCGGCGGCTCTGCAGCCAATGAGACGGGAGCCGAGTTGACGGAAGGCCTGCCGGAGCAGTTACCCGGTATCACGGTTGAAGCGGCTCTGAAGCGGGTGAATGGCAACACACGTCTGCTGAAACAGCTGATCCGCATGTTTGCCCAGGAACATCAGGCAATGCCGGCCGAAGTCCGGCAGCTGATGGCAGATAATGATCTGCCCTCTGCGGCACGGCTGGTCCACGGGCTCAAGGGGGTTGCCGGCAACTTGGCGGCAGAGCGGTTGCATATTGCCGCTGCCAACCTTGAGGCGGCCCTCAAAAAACGTGATCCCAAGGCAGCTGCTGCGTTGCTGCCGCTTTTTGAAGCGGCCCTGCAGGAGATCTGCTCTACAGCCGCCCTGCTTGATGAACCGGACACGATTGCAGCCGGTTCAAGCGCCGGATCGCCGGCTGAAATTGCCGCCCTGCTGGGCGAACTGCAGCACCTGCTGGAAATCCATTCACTGGATATCACTACTCCCTTGAATCGACTGCGCGGCCTGCTTCCGTCGGAATCGGACCGTCCCCAGCTGACCGCCCTGGCTGACGCAGCCCAACGTCTTGACTATCAACAGGCTCTGATGCTGTTGCACACCCTGGCCGAAAAAACCGGCACCTGCGAGGAGACCCCGTGA
- the plsY gene encoding glycerol-3-phosphate 1-O-acyltransferase PlsY — MTAGLFWIAGAYLLGSIPTGLLLGKLYGIDVRNEGSGNIGATNLYRTVGRKVGILTLTGDCLKGLLPVLLAWKLGHAEPMQAWVGLAAFCGHVFSVFLLFKGGKGVATALGVFLALAPLAVLGALAVFILLVAVWRYISLGSIMAAAVMPLIIFFRPHSPQLLIATVLIAAVVIIKHHSNISRLIAGTESKFKA; from the coding sequence ATGACCGCCGGTCTGTTCTGGATAGCCGGGGCCTACCTGCTGGGATCGATCCCCACCGGCCTGCTGCTGGGCAAACTGTACGGCATTGATGTCCGCAACGAAGGCAGCGGCAACATCGGCGCCACCAACCTGTACCGTACCGTGGGACGCAAGGTCGGGATCCTGACCCTGACAGGTGACTGCCTGAAAGGTCTGCTGCCGGTTCTGCTGGCCTGGAAGTTGGGCCACGCCGAGCCGATGCAGGCCTGGGTTGGGCTGGCCGCCTTCTGCGGCCATGTCTTCTCTGTTTTTCTGCTGTTCAAGGGAGGAAAAGGGGTTGCCACCGCCCTGGGAGTCTTCCTGGCCCTGGCCCCTCTGGCTGTGTTGGGGGCCTTGGCGGTCTTTATCCTGCTGGTAGCTGTCTGGCGCTACATCTCACTGGGTTCAATCATGGCTGCTGCAGTTATGCCGCTGATTATCTTCTTCCGCCCCCATTCACCGCAACTGCTGATCGCCACCGTTCTGATTGCGGCGGTTGTCATCATCAAGCATCACAGCAACATCAGCCGCCTGATTGCAGGAACAGAAAGCAAATTCAAGGCCTGA
- a CDS encoding outer membrane protein assembly factor BamD — protein MKLLRYRLLVAGTALLMLQGCASAPKTDPTPEELYAQGETAFQKSRYEQAVESWKKVKETFPEPELAARAEIGIANAYFLNHDFIEAGAAYEDFRKLHPTHELAQFSLYRQGLASFNLITGIDTDQTPTKNALALFESFIRQYPKSQYVAKVQEKIADCRGKLAQYEIYVGRFYYRTDNYQAAIGRFEGALTNFPDYTGNDETLFYLAKAYIANRQSDKAQTVLSRLIREYPTGKYLDDARKLLADKL, from the coding sequence GGTCGCCGGTACCGCCCTGCTGATGCTGCAGGGTTGCGCCAGCGCCCCCAAGACCGATCCGACACCGGAAGAACTCTACGCCCAGGGCGAAACCGCCTTCCAGAAAAGCCGCTACGAACAGGCGGTTGAGAGCTGGAAAAAGGTCAAGGAGACCTTTCCTGAACCGGAACTGGCCGCCAGGGCGGAAATCGGTATCGCCAACGCCTACTTCCTGAACCACGACTTTATTGAAGCAGGCGCTGCCTACGAAGACTTCCGCAAGCTGCACCCGACCCACGAACTGGCCCAGTTTTCGCTCTACCGCCAGGGGCTTGCCAGCTTCAACCTGATCACCGGTATCGACACCGACCAGACCCCGACAAAAAATGCCCTGGCCCTGTTTGAAAGCTTTATCCGTCAGTATCCCAAGTCACAATATGTCGCCAAGGTACAGGAGAAGATTGCCGACTGCCGCGGCAAACTGGCCCAGTACGAGATCTATGTCGGTCGTTTTTACTATCGTACCGACAACTATCAGGCTGCCATCGGCCGCTTTGAGGGGGCATTGACAAACTTTCCCGATTATACCGGCAATGACGAGACCCTCTTCTACCTGGCCAAGGCCTATATTGCAAACAGACAGTCGGACAAGGCCCAGACGGTTCTCAGCCGCCTGATCCGCGAATATCCAACCGGCAAATATCTGGATGACGCCCGTAAGCTGCTGGCCGACAAATTATGA
- a CDS encoding diguanylate cyclase domain-containing protein, whose amino-acid sequence MTPERDGKLMILLVDDAPTNIQMLNETLKDGYHLFFATNGRDALRIASESLPDLILLDVIMPEMDGYEVCRNLKADPILRDVPIIFITAMSQQEDEAIGLELGAVDYIAKPFNPTIVRLRIRNQIELKRQRDLLARLSHLDGLTGIPNRRALDEALEREWRRGSRSLKPLSLLMIDIDHFKAYNDSCGHLAGDDCLRTVAQTLKQSLGRAADFVGRYGGEEFLAVLPETDADGAQVVAREVIEEMAKLAIPHPASPQGEKVTISIGIATAVAKREHLPVFLLQEADSALYRAKQEGRNRIVATPLLSC is encoded by the coding sequence GTGACACCGGAACGTGATGGAAAGCTGATGATCCTGCTGGTGGACGATGCCCCCACCAACATCCAGATGTTGAATGAGACCCTGAAGGACGGCTACCACCTCTTCTTTGCCACCAATGGCCGCGATGCCCTGAGGATCGCCTCGGAATCACTGCCGGACCTGATTCTCCTGGACGTCATCATGCCGGAAATGGACGGGTACGAGGTCTGCCGTAACCTGAAGGCCGACCCGATCCTGAGGGATGTACCGATCATCTTCATCACCGCCATGAGTCAGCAGGAAGACGAAGCGATCGGTCTTGAGCTCGGTGCGGTCGATTATATTGCCAAACCGTTCAACCCGACCATTGTCCGCTTAAGGATTCGCAACCAGATTGAACTGAAACGCCAGCGTGATCTGCTGGCCCGGCTCTCTCACCTGGACGGTCTGACCGGCATACCCAACCGACGGGCGCTGGATGAGGCACTGGAACGGGAATGGCGGCGCGGCAGCCGTTCCCTGAAACCGTTATCGCTGTTGATGATCGATATTGACCATTTCAAGGCCTATAACGACAGTTGCGGGCACTTGGCCGGTGACGACTGCCTGAGGACGGTTGCCCAGACCCTCAAACAGTCATTGGGACGGGCGGCCGATTTTGTCGGTCGCTATGGCGGTGAAGAATTTCTGGCGGTTCTGCCGGAGACCGATGCAGACGGCGCCCAGGTGGTGGCCCGCGAGGTCATCGAGGAGATGGCAAAGCTTGCCATTCCCCATCCAGCCTCCCCCCAGGGTGAAAAGGTCACCATCAGTATCGGTATTGCCACTGCCGTTGCCAAGCGCGAGCATCTCCCCGTCTTCCTGCTCCAGGAGGCGGACAGCGCACTCTACCGGGCCAAGCAGGAAGGACGCAACCGGATTGTAGCCACGCCGCTGCTCTCCTGTTGA
- a CDS encoding response regulator, with translation MKALRSLLCGLLVLLVLPCLCRGQQQVIRVVMDDNYPPFIFRSADGALQGILVDQWQIWEQKTGVHAELNAMDWAVAQKRMQAGEFDVIDTIFKTEERSLKYDFSKPYQKIDQPIYFSRAISGIKDVNSLKGFTVAVKEGGAIIGFLKQHGIDALVTYPSYEAIIHAAKEGKVSVFSADQPPASYFLYKMGIADRFKQTEPLHSGQFHRAVLKGNTATLQLVEKGFDAITPTEFKRIEQSWYGSAARYGSNYVWLWWVLGGVALIALLLLFWNRGLRRIIARKTRELRESERNYRELVQGSDSIILRWKRDGLIIFVNDYGARFFGYESSELIGESLFQTIVPHNQVDGRDLHQLLADIFIHTDQYRVNLNQNMRRDGSLVWISWNNRPVCDDQGQVLEMLSVGIDITARIDAENALRQNQQDLVQARQAAEGANEAKSLFLANMSHEIRTPLNAIIGINSLLVERLDAGELKELAKDSMAAANNLLDIISDVLDISKIEAGKLEIVTVPFDPRMLINQLERMFGAIVREKGLRFDVSLGASLPGLLLSDPARIQQIGVNLLSNALKFTEQGTIRLRLTGSTLDDSTVQLDLIVSDSGKGILAENIERVFSPFVQEDLSTTRKFGGTGLGLAISRHLAEMLGGSIKVESRIGEGSTFTCSIPCQISKRVTSELDSAARDEGQKICRRLRILVAEDSVVNCKMMEAILRMEGHRVRFADTGRKAVQAWQEEPFDLILMDIQMPEMDGVQATALIRAAEAEKGGHIPIIALTAYAMIGDKQRFLDAGMDAYLPKPITTEQLRRLLWEYGQEE, from the coding sequence ATGAAGGCCCTACGTAGTCTGTTGTGCGGTTTGCTGGTGCTGCTGGTACTGCCCTGCCTCTGCCGGGGGCAGCAGCAGGTTATCCGGGTCGTCATGGATGACAACTACCCTCCCTTTATCTTCAGGTCGGCGGATGGCGCTCTGCAAGGCATTCTGGTTGATCAGTGGCAGATCTGGGAACAGAAAACCGGTGTGCATGCAGAGCTGAACGCCATGGATTGGGCCGTTGCCCAGAAGCGGATGCAGGCCGGAGAGTTTGATGTTATTGATACCATCTTTAAAACAGAAGAACGCAGCCTGAAGTATGATTTTAGCAAACCCTACCAGAAGATAGATCAGCCGATCTATTTCAGTCGTGCTATCAGCGGCATTAAAGATGTGAACTCGTTGAAAGGGTTCACCGTCGCAGTCAAGGAAGGCGGTGCAATCATCGGTTTTCTGAAACAACATGGTATTGATGCTCTTGTCACCTACCCCAGCTATGAGGCGATCATACATGCTGCCAAAGAAGGCAAGGTTTCGGTCTTTTCTGCGGATCAGCCCCCCGCGTCATATTTTCTCTACAAAATGGGTATTGCGGATCGCTTTAAACAGACTGAGCCGTTGCATAGCGGCCAGTTCCATCGCGCCGTACTCAAAGGGAACACGGCTACATTACAGCTGGTGGAAAAAGGGTTCGACGCCATAACGCCGACTGAGTTTAAGCGGATCGAACAGAGCTGGTATGGCTCTGCAGCACGGTACGGCAGCAATTATGTCTGGCTTTGGTGGGTACTGGGCGGTGTGGCGCTGATAGCACTGCTGCTGTTGTTCTGGAACCGGGGCCTGCGCAGGATCATTGCCCGCAAGACCCGTGAACTGCGGGAGAGTGAACGGAACTATCGCGAGCTGGTGCAGGGGTCTGACAGTATCATTCTCCGCTGGAAACGGGATGGTTTGATCATTTTTGTTAATGATTACGGTGCCCGTTTTTTTGGCTATGAGTCGTCTGAGCTAATCGGCGAATCGTTGTTTCAGACCATTGTGCCGCACAACCAGGTGGACGGTCGTGACCTGCATCAGCTGCTGGCTGATATCTTCATACATACCGATCAGTACCGGGTCAACCTGAATCAGAATATGCGTAGGGATGGCAGTCTGGTCTGGATTTCCTGGAATAATCGTCCGGTTTGTGATGATCAGGGCCAGGTGCTTGAGATGTTGAGTGTCGGCATTGATATCACGGCTCGCATAGACGCGGAAAATGCGCTGCGCCAGAATCAGCAGGATCTGGTGCAGGCCCGTCAGGCGGCAGAAGGGGCCAATGAGGCAAAGAGCCTCTTTCTGGCCAACATGAGCCATGAGATCCGTACCCCCTTGAATGCCATTATCGGCATTAACTCACTGTTGGTGGAGCGCCTGGATGCCGGGGAGTTGAAGGAGCTGGCCAAGGATTCCATGGCGGCTGCGAATAACCTGCTGGATATCATCAGTGATGTGCTTGATATCTCCAAGATCGAGGCGGGCAAGCTGGAGATCGTTACGGTTCCCTTTGACCCGCGCATGTTGATCAATCAGCTTGAGCGGATGTTCGGGGCGATTGTGAGGGAGAAAGGGCTGCGCTTTGATGTCTCGCTCGGGGCGAGTCTGCCGGGCCTCCTGCTGTCAGATCCGGCCCGGATACAGCAGATCGGCGTTAACCTGCTGTCGAATGCCCTCAAGTTTACGGAGCAGGGTACCATCCGGCTGCGACTGACCGGCAGCACCCTTGATGACAGTACGGTACAGCTGGATCTGATTGTCTCGGATTCCGGCAAAGGTATTCTGGCCGAAAATATTGAACGGGTCTTCAGCCCCTTTGTGCAGGAAGATCTCTCCACCACCCGCAAGTTCGGCGGTACCGGGCTCGGCCTGGCGATCTCCCGGCACCTGGCTGAGATGCTGGGAGGCAGTATCAAGGTTGAGAGCCGGATCGGTGAAGGGAGTACCTTTACCTGTAGCATCCCCTGTCAGATCAGCAAAAGGGTGACATCAGAGCTTGATAGCGCCGCCCGTGACGAAGGGCAGAAAATCTGTCGACGCCTGCGGATTCTGGTGGCAGAGGACTCTGTGGTGAACTGCAAGATGATGGAGGCGATTCTGCGGATGGAAGGGCACCGGGTGCGCTTTGCCGATACCGGCCGCAAGGCCGTGCAGGCCTGGCAGGAGGAGCCGTTTGACCTGATCCTGATGGATATTCAGATGCCAGAGATGGATGGCGTGCAGGCCACAGCGCTTATCCGGGCCGCTGAGGCGGAAAAGGGCGGGCATATTCCGATCATTGCCCTGACCGCCTATGCCATGATCGGTGACAAACAGCGCTTTCTTGATGCCGGAATGGATGCCTACCTGCCCAAACCGATTACAACCGAGCAGCTGCGCCGCCTGTTGTGGGAGTACGGCCAGGAAGAGTAA
- a CDS encoding YihY/virulence factor BrkB family protein — protein MWQRFGRHQGMLRASALSFDTTLALVPVLALIFVILQTVGVQELLEPFILQQLTGNSSVIAAKVHEYVRNTRVAGLGSFSTLLLVFTLLFLLESIREAFNAIWGAAEQRSLLRRGLDYLLVLAAVPLLLTTAIGMTSLLQSQWLVQWLINNTRFGDGVLLLFRLTPFLCSSLVLVLVYLLLPGVKVRLASALTGGVAAGACWQLAHWVYFRFQFGVTRYNAIYGALSLLPFLLIWIYTSWLVVLLGFELVRCHQQGGFAGAEVVAAGEVQS, from the coding sequence GTGTGGCAGCGCTTTGGCCGCCACCAGGGCATGTTACGTGCCTCTGCCCTTTCATTTGACACAACCCTGGCGTTGGTGCCGGTACTGGCGCTTATCTTTGTGATTCTGCAAACGGTCGGTGTGCAGGAACTGCTTGAGCCGTTCATACTGCAGCAACTGACCGGCAACTCCAGTGTCATTGCTGCCAAAGTCCATGAGTATGTACGCAATACCAGAGTTGCCGGGCTTGGCTCTTTCAGTACCCTGTTACTGGTTTTTACCCTGTTGTTTCTGCTGGAGAGCATCCGGGAGGCGTTTAACGCAATCTGGGGTGCTGCTGAACAACGCAGCCTGCTGCGCCGCGGCCTGGACTATCTGCTGGTCCTTGCGGCAGTACCGCTGTTGCTGACCACGGCAATCGGCATGACTTCGCTGCTCCAGAGCCAATGGCTGGTACAGTGGCTGATCAACAACACCAGATTCGGAGATGGGGTGCTGCTGCTCTTCAGGTTAACCCCCTTCTTGTGCAGTTCTCTGGTGCTGGTATTGGTGTATCTGCTGCTGCCCGGCGTAAAAGTCAGACTTGCCTCGGCACTGACGGGAGGTGTTGCCGCCGGCGCCTGCTGGCAGCTTGCCCACTGGGTCTATTTCCGCTTTCAGTTTGGTGTGACACGTTACAATGCCATCTACGGGGCCCTGTCGTTGCTGCCGTTCCTGCTGATCTGGATCTACACCAGCTGGCTGGTGGTGCTGCTGGGATTTGAGCTGGTCCGTTGTCATCAGCAGGGTGGCTTTGCTGGTGCTGAGGTTGTTGCTGCAGGTGAGGTGCAGTCATGA